One genomic window of Geodermatophilus sp. DSM 44513 includes the following:
- a CDS encoding DNA-3-methyladenine glycosylase — protein sequence MGPPDAVAPTLLGCWLVTDRPDGRVALRLTEVEAYAGDGTDPAAHSHRGPTPRAAVMFGPPGRLYVYFSYGVHWCANVVVGAAGEGSAVLLRAGDVVVGEELATARRPAARTGRDLARGPARLTQALAIGPADRDADLLDPASPVRLHRGDPPADVSAGPRVGISVATELSWRFWATGATSVSAFRPGGRRRRPAGQDGRP from the coding sequence CTGGGGCCGCCGGACGCCGTGGCGCCCACCCTGCTCGGCTGCTGGCTGGTCACCGACCGCCCGGACGGGCGGGTGGCGCTGCGGCTCACCGAGGTGGAGGCCTACGCCGGCGACGGCACCGACCCGGCGGCGCACTCCCACCGCGGGCCGACCCCTCGGGCGGCGGTCATGTTCGGCCCGCCCGGGCGGCTCTACGTGTACTTCAGCTACGGCGTGCACTGGTGCGCCAACGTCGTCGTCGGCGCGGCGGGGGAGGGCTCGGCGGTGCTGCTGCGCGCCGGGGACGTCGTGGTGGGGGAGGAGCTGGCCACCGCCCGCCGTCCCGCCGCCCGCACCGGCCGCGATCTGGCTCGCGGGCCGGCCCGGCTCACCCAGGCCCTCGCCATCGGCCCCGCCGACCGGGACGCCGACCTGCTCGACCCGGCGTCCCCCGTGCGGCTGCACCGCGGCGACCCGCCCGCCGACGTGTCGGCGGGACCGCGGGTCGGCATCAGCGTGGCCACCGAGCTGTCCTGGCGGTTCTGGGCGACCGGTGCCACGTCGGTGAGCGCCTTCCGTCCGGGCGGACGCCGCCGCCGCCCCGCCGGCCAGGACGGTCGGCCGTGA